A single genomic interval of Malania oleifera isolate guangnan ecotype guangnan chromosome 13, ASM2987363v1, whole genome shotgun sequence harbors:
- the LOC131146603 gene encoding RINT1-like protein MAG2 isoform X2 translates to MESTHPLPPISHLSISTLSFLNHLFCARDELLLASQLASELQAQCLSMDQSLADLNRRLQTSLAAYASFSDKIGGLFGDLSAKLSDLRSSARHSGSLSECGGEGEGLGRAEQILGEELPTLAKEVARVETVRIYAETALKLDNLVGEIEDVVSSTMNRNLRKHSSSQNSEELCLAIKSLKLTEDVLTSVAQTRPQWARLVSAVDHRVDRALAILRPQAIADHRALLSSLGWPPPLFTLNSSDLDTRKSSEVCNPLFTMQGDLKHHYCENFLALCNLQELQRQRKSRQLEGYNREVALHQALWVIEELVNPISIACQCHFSKWVDKPEFIFALIYKIARDYVDSMDELLQPLVDEAMLVGYSCREEWISAMVTSLSMYLAKEIFPIYVVHLHEKSVTGTQSQARISWLHLVDLMISFDKRVQSLVAHSGILLSLQEDGNLQKISSLSVFCDRPDWLDLWAEIELGDALNKIKAEMDDERKWTIKIQGGVLLSGPEDYKSPAISSVFLQCLSSIVNRCRPLPSISLRSRFVRLAGVPIIQKFCDCLLLRCQEAEGLTALVDNDALVKVSNSINAAHYFVSVLKEWCDDVFFLEMGFGQSDQSEISFIENSSSRGSVERHQGGILDEEIRKLEELRTEWVEKLSVVVLRGFDARCRDYMKNRKQWQEKGDVGWGVSKSFVGALDYLQGKCSILEEGLNEMDFVRVWRTLAAGADRLVFSGILMNNVKFYYGGVGRISNDLEVLFGVFQAWCLRPEGFFPKASEGLKLLRMEEKQLEDCLLGGEKWMKDYRIVHLSVAEVEKIARSRVFLSHLS, encoded by the exons ATGGAGTCCACTCACCCTCTCCCTCCAATCTCCCACCTCTCCATCTCTACCCTCTCCTTCCTCAACCACCTCTTCTGCGCCCGTGACGAGCTCCTCCTGGCGTCCCAGCTCGCTTCGGAATTGCAGGCGCAATGTCTCTCTATGGATCAAAGTCTCGCAGATCTGAATCGCAGGCTCCAAACGAGTCTTGCGGCTTATGCTTCGTTTTCTGATAAAATCGGCGGCCTCTTCGGTGATCTGTCTGCTAAATTGAGCGATCTACGTTCCTCCGCTCGCCACTCTGGTTCCTTGTCAG AATGTGGAGGTGAAGGAGAGGGACTGGGGCGGGCGGAACAGATTTTGGGGGAGGAGTTGCCGACTCTGGCAAAGGAGGTGGCAAGGGTGGAGACTGTTCGAATTTACGCTG AGACGGCATTAAAGTTGGATAATTTGGTTGGTGAGATTGAAGATGTTGTATCTTCTACCATGAACAGAAATCTAAGAAAGCATTCTTCTTCACAGAATTCAGAA GAATTGTGTCTAGCTATCAAATCACTTAAACTGACAGAAGATGTTTTAACTTCAGTTGCACAGACACGCCCTCAGTGGGCTCGACTTGTGTCAGCTGTTGATCATAGAGTGGATCGAGCTTTGGCCATTTTAAGGCCTCAGGCGATTGCTGATCATCGAGCCCTTCTTTCTTCTCTTGGATGGCCACCACCACTGTTCACTCTGAATTCCTCAGATTTAGATACAAGGAAATCATCTGAAGTTTGCAATCCTCTTTTCACGATGCAAGGGGATCTCAAGCACCATTATTGTGAAaactttcttgctttgtgcaatTTGCAGGAATTACAGAGGCAGAGAAAATCCCGGCAACTGGAGGGGTACAATCGTGAAGTTGCCCTTCACCAGGCACTTTGGGTGATTGAGGAACTTGTGAATCCTATATCAATTGCATGCCAATGCCATTTCTCAAAATGGGTTGATAAGCCAGAATTCATTTTTGCTCTTATATACAAGATCGCACGGGATTACGTTGATTCCATGGATGAGTTATTGCAGCCGCTGGTTGATGAGGCAATGCTAGTAGGCTATAGTTGCAGAGAAGAATGGATATCAGCAATGGTAACTTCTCTATCAATGTACTTGGCAAAAGAGATATTCCCTATATATGTTGTTCATCTACATGAAAAGAGTGTCACTGGTACTCAATCGCAAGCTAGAATATCATGGCTCCATCTTGTTGACCTGATGATCTCTTTTGATAAACGAGTTCAGTCTCTGGTAGCACATTCTGGAATCTTGCTTTCGCTACAGGAAGATGGGAACCTGCAGAAAATTTCTTCTCTATCAGTTTTCTGTGATCGACCTGATTGGCTTGATTTGTGGGCAGAGATAGAGCTTGGTGATGCACTAAATAAGATAAAAGCTGAGATGGATGATGAGAGGAAATGGACGATTAAAATCCAAGGTGGAGTTCTGCTGTCAGGTCCTGAAGATTACAAATCTCCTGCAATTTCTAGTGTTTTTCTTCAGTGTCTATCATCCATTGTTAATCGTTGCCGACCATTGCCAAGCATTTCATTGAGGTCAAGGTTTGTCAGATTGGCAGGTGTGCCTATTATACAAAAATTTTGTGATTGCTTACTTCTCAGGTGCCAAGAAGCGGAAGGGCTGACTGCCCTTGTGGACAATGATGCTCTGGTCAAAGTTAGTAATTCCATTAATGCTGCTCACTATTTTGTGTCTGTTTTAAAGGAATGGTGCGATGACGTCTTCTTTCTTGAGATGGGATTTGGTCAAAGTGATCAATCAGAAATATCATTTATTGAGAATAGTTCCAGCAGAGGGTCTGTTGAAAGACACCAGGGTGGCATTTTGGATGAGGAAATTAGAAAGTTGGAGGAGCTCAGAACGGAGTGGGTTGAGAAGCTGTCAGTTGTTGTTTTGAGGGGATTTGATGCTCGGTGTCGAGATTATATGAAAAATAGGAAGCAGTGGCAGGAAAAGGGTGACGTAGGCTGGGGAGTGTCAAAATCTTTTGTTGGGGCGTTGGATTATTTACAAGGAAAATGTTCTATATTGGAAGAGGGGTTGAATGAGATGGACTTTGTTAGAGTATGGAGAACTTTGGCAGCTGGAGCAGATCGATTGGTGTTTAGTGGTATTCTTATGAATAATGTGAAATTTTATTATGGGGGTGTTGGGAGAATTAGTAATGATTTGGAAGTTTTATTTGGGGTATTTCAGGCATGGTGTTTGAGACCTGAAGGCTTTTTCCCAAAGGCAAGTGAGGGCTTGAAGTTACTGAGGATGGAGGAGAAGCAACTGGAAGATTGTTTGTTGGGAGGGGAGAAGTGGATGAAGGATTATCGGATTGTGCATTTAAGTGTGGCTGAGGTAGAAAAGATTGCTAGAAGTAGGGTATTCTTGAGTCACCTGTCTTGA
- the LOC131146603 gene encoding RINT1-like protein MAG2 isoform X1 has translation MESTHPLPPISHLSISTLSFLNHLFCARDELLLASQLASELQAQCLSMDQSLADLNRRLQTSLAAYASFSDKIGGLFGDLSAKLSDLRSSARHSGSLSECGGEGEGLGRAEQILGEELPTLAKEVARVETVRIYAETALKLDNLVGEIEDVVSSTMNRNLRKHSSSQNSEYLQELCLAIKSLKLTEDVLTSVAQTRPQWARLVSAVDHRVDRALAILRPQAIADHRALLSSLGWPPPLFTLNSSDLDTRKSSEVCNPLFTMQGDLKHHYCENFLALCNLQELQRQRKSRQLEGYNREVALHQALWVIEELVNPISIACQCHFSKWVDKPEFIFALIYKIARDYVDSMDELLQPLVDEAMLVGYSCREEWISAMVTSLSMYLAKEIFPIYVVHLHEKSVTGTQSQARISWLHLVDLMISFDKRVQSLVAHSGILLSLQEDGNLQKISSLSVFCDRPDWLDLWAEIELGDALNKIKAEMDDERKWTIKIQGGVLLSGPEDYKSPAISSVFLQCLSSIVNRCRPLPSISLRSRFVRLAGVPIIQKFCDCLLLRCQEAEGLTALVDNDALVKVSNSINAAHYFVSVLKEWCDDVFFLEMGFGQSDQSEISFIENSSSRGSVERHQGGILDEEIRKLEELRTEWVEKLSVVVLRGFDARCRDYMKNRKQWQEKGDVGWGVSKSFVGALDYLQGKCSILEEGLNEMDFVRVWRTLAAGADRLVFSGILMNNVKFYYGGVGRISNDLEVLFGVFQAWCLRPEGFFPKASEGLKLLRMEEKQLEDCLLGGEKWMKDYRIVHLSVAEVEKIARSRVFLSHLS, from the exons ATGGAGTCCACTCACCCTCTCCCTCCAATCTCCCACCTCTCCATCTCTACCCTCTCCTTCCTCAACCACCTCTTCTGCGCCCGTGACGAGCTCCTCCTGGCGTCCCAGCTCGCTTCGGAATTGCAGGCGCAATGTCTCTCTATGGATCAAAGTCTCGCAGATCTGAATCGCAGGCTCCAAACGAGTCTTGCGGCTTATGCTTCGTTTTCTGATAAAATCGGCGGCCTCTTCGGTGATCTGTCTGCTAAATTGAGCGATCTACGTTCCTCCGCTCGCCACTCTGGTTCCTTGTCAG AATGTGGAGGTGAAGGAGAGGGACTGGGGCGGGCGGAACAGATTTTGGGGGAGGAGTTGCCGACTCTGGCAAAGGAGGTGGCAAGGGTGGAGACTGTTCGAATTTACGCTG AGACGGCATTAAAGTTGGATAATTTGGTTGGTGAGATTGAAGATGTTGTATCTTCTACCATGAACAGAAATCTAAGAAAGCATTCTTCTTCACAGAATTCAGAA TATTTGCAGGAATTGTGTCTAGCTATCAAATCACTTAAACTGACAGAAGATGTTTTAACTTCAGTTGCACAGACACGCCCTCAGTGGGCTCGACTTGTGTCAGCTGTTGATCATAGAGTGGATCGAGCTTTGGCCATTTTAAGGCCTCAGGCGATTGCTGATCATCGAGCCCTTCTTTCTTCTCTTGGATGGCCACCACCACTGTTCACTCTGAATTCCTCAGATTTAGATACAAGGAAATCATCTGAAGTTTGCAATCCTCTTTTCACGATGCAAGGGGATCTCAAGCACCATTATTGTGAAaactttcttgctttgtgcaatTTGCAGGAATTACAGAGGCAGAGAAAATCCCGGCAACTGGAGGGGTACAATCGTGAAGTTGCCCTTCACCAGGCACTTTGGGTGATTGAGGAACTTGTGAATCCTATATCAATTGCATGCCAATGCCATTTCTCAAAATGGGTTGATAAGCCAGAATTCATTTTTGCTCTTATATACAAGATCGCACGGGATTACGTTGATTCCATGGATGAGTTATTGCAGCCGCTGGTTGATGAGGCAATGCTAGTAGGCTATAGTTGCAGAGAAGAATGGATATCAGCAATGGTAACTTCTCTATCAATGTACTTGGCAAAAGAGATATTCCCTATATATGTTGTTCATCTACATGAAAAGAGTGTCACTGGTACTCAATCGCAAGCTAGAATATCATGGCTCCATCTTGTTGACCTGATGATCTCTTTTGATAAACGAGTTCAGTCTCTGGTAGCACATTCTGGAATCTTGCTTTCGCTACAGGAAGATGGGAACCTGCAGAAAATTTCTTCTCTATCAGTTTTCTGTGATCGACCTGATTGGCTTGATTTGTGGGCAGAGATAGAGCTTGGTGATGCACTAAATAAGATAAAAGCTGAGATGGATGATGAGAGGAAATGGACGATTAAAATCCAAGGTGGAGTTCTGCTGTCAGGTCCTGAAGATTACAAATCTCCTGCAATTTCTAGTGTTTTTCTTCAGTGTCTATCATCCATTGTTAATCGTTGCCGACCATTGCCAAGCATTTCATTGAGGTCAAGGTTTGTCAGATTGGCAGGTGTGCCTATTATACAAAAATTTTGTGATTGCTTACTTCTCAGGTGCCAAGAAGCGGAAGGGCTGACTGCCCTTGTGGACAATGATGCTCTGGTCAAAGTTAGTAATTCCATTAATGCTGCTCACTATTTTGTGTCTGTTTTAAAGGAATGGTGCGATGACGTCTTCTTTCTTGAGATGGGATTTGGTCAAAGTGATCAATCAGAAATATCATTTATTGAGAATAGTTCCAGCAGAGGGTCTGTTGAAAGACACCAGGGTGGCATTTTGGATGAGGAAATTAGAAAGTTGGAGGAGCTCAGAACGGAGTGGGTTGAGAAGCTGTCAGTTGTTGTTTTGAGGGGATTTGATGCTCGGTGTCGAGATTATATGAAAAATAGGAAGCAGTGGCAGGAAAAGGGTGACGTAGGCTGGGGAGTGTCAAAATCTTTTGTTGGGGCGTTGGATTATTTACAAGGAAAATGTTCTATATTGGAAGAGGGGTTGAATGAGATGGACTTTGTTAGAGTATGGAGAACTTTGGCAGCTGGAGCAGATCGATTGGTGTTTAGTGGTATTCTTATGAATAATGTGAAATTTTATTATGGGGGTGTTGGGAGAATTAGTAATGATTTGGAAGTTTTATTTGGGGTATTTCAGGCATGGTGTTTGAGACCTGAAGGCTTTTTCCCAAAGGCAAGTGAGGGCTTGAAGTTACTGAGGATGGAGGAGAAGCAACTGGAAGATTGTTTGTTGGGAGGGGAGAAGTGGATGAAGGATTATCGGATTGTGCATTTAAGTGTGGCTGAGGTAGAAAAGATTGCTAGAAGTAGGGTATTCTTGAGTCACCTGTCTTGA
- the LOC131146603 gene encoding RINT1-like protein MAG2 isoform X3, protein MESTHPLPPISHLSISTLSFLNHLFCARDELLLASQLASELQAQCLSMDQSLADLNRRLQTSLAAYASFSDKIGGLFGDLSAKLSDLRSSARHSGSLSECGGEGEGLGRAEQILGEELPTLAKEVARVETVRIYAVAQTRPQWARLVSAVDHRVDRALAILRPQAIADHRALLSSLGWPPPLFTLNSSDLDTRKSSEVCNPLFTMQGDLKHHYCENFLALCNLQELQRQRKSRQLEGYNREVALHQALWVIEELVNPISIACQCHFSKWVDKPEFIFALIYKIARDYVDSMDELLQPLVDEAMLVGYSCREEWISAMVTSLSMYLAKEIFPIYVVHLHEKSVTGTQSQARISWLHLVDLMISFDKRVQSLVAHSGILLSLQEDGNLQKISSLSVFCDRPDWLDLWAEIELGDALNKIKAEMDDERKWTIKIQGGVLLSGPEDYKSPAISSVFLQCLSSIVNRCRPLPSISLRSRFVRLAGVPIIQKFCDCLLLRCQEAEGLTALVDNDALVKVSNSINAAHYFVSVLKEWCDDVFFLEMGFGQSDQSEISFIENSSSRGSVERHQGGILDEEIRKLEELRTEWVEKLSVVVLRGFDARCRDYMKNRKQWQEKGDVGWGVSKSFVGALDYLQGKCSILEEGLNEMDFVRVWRTLAAGADRLVFSGILMNNVKFYYGGVGRISNDLEVLFGVFQAWCLRPEGFFPKASEGLKLLRMEEKQLEDCLLGGEKWMKDYRIVHLSVAEVEKIARSRVFLSHLS, encoded by the exons ATGGAGTCCACTCACCCTCTCCCTCCAATCTCCCACCTCTCCATCTCTACCCTCTCCTTCCTCAACCACCTCTTCTGCGCCCGTGACGAGCTCCTCCTGGCGTCCCAGCTCGCTTCGGAATTGCAGGCGCAATGTCTCTCTATGGATCAAAGTCTCGCAGATCTGAATCGCAGGCTCCAAACGAGTCTTGCGGCTTATGCTTCGTTTTCTGATAAAATCGGCGGCCTCTTCGGTGATCTGTCTGCTAAATTGAGCGATCTACGTTCCTCCGCTCGCCACTCTGGTTCCTTGTCAG AATGTGGAGGTGAAGGAGAGGGACTGGGGCGGGCGGAACAGATTTTGGGGGAGGAGTTGCCGACTCTGGCAAAGGAGGTGGCAAGGGTGGAGACTGTTCGAATTTACGCTG TTGCACAGACACGCCCTCAGTGGGCTCGACTTGTGTCAGCTGTTGATCATAGAGTGGATCGAGCTTTGGCCATTTTAAGGCCTCAGGCGATTGCTGATCATCGAGCCCTTCTTTCTTCTCTTGGATGGCCACCACCACTGTTCACTCTGAATTCCTCAGATTTAGATACAAGGAAATCATCTGAAGTTTGCAATCCTCTTTTCACGATGCAAGGGGATCTCAAGCACCATTATTGTGAAaactttcttgctttgtgcaatTTGCAGGAATTACAGAGGCAGAGAAAATCCCGGCAACTGGAGGGGTACAATCGTGAAGTTGCCCTTCACCAGGCACTTTGGGTGATTGAGGAACTTGTGAATCCTATATCAATTGCATGCCAATGCCATTTCTCAAAATGGGTTGATAAGCCAGAATTCATTTTTGCTCTTATATACAAGATCGCACGGGATTACGTTGATTCCATGGATGAGTTATTGCAGCCGCTGGTTGATGAGGCAATGCTAGTAGGCTATAGTTGCAGAGAAGAATGGATATCAGCAATGGTAACTTCTCTATCAATGTACTTGGCAAAAGAGATATTCCCTATATATGTTGTTCATCTACATGAAAAGAGTGTCACTGGTACTCAATCGCAAGCTAGAATATCATGGCTCCATCTTGTTGACCTGATGATCTCTTTTGATAAACGAGTTCAGTCTCTGGTAGCACATTCTGGAATCTTGCTTTCGCTACAGGAAGATGGGAACCTGCAGAAAATTTCTTCTCTATCAGTTTTCTGTGATCGACCTGATTGGCTTGATTTGTGGGCAGAGATAGAGCTTGGTGATGCACTAAATAAGATAAAAGCTGAGATGGATGATGAGAGGAAATGGACGATTAAAATCCAAGGTGGAGTTCTGCTGTCAGGTCCTGAAGATTACAAATCTCCTGCAATTTCTAGTGTTTTTCTTCAGTGTCTATCATCCATTGTTAATCGTTGCCGACCATTGCCAAGCATTTCATTGAGGTCAAGGTTTGTCAGATTGGCAGGTGTGCCTATTATACAAAAATTTTGTGATTGCTTACTTCTCAGGTGCCAAGAAGCGGAAGGGCTGACTGCCCTTGTGGACAATGATGCTCTGGTCAAAGTTAGTAATTCCATTAATGCTGCTCACTATTTTGTGTCTGTTTTAAAGGAATGGTGCGATGACGTCTTCTTTCTTGAGATGGGATTTGGTCAAAGTGATCAATCAGAAATATCATTTATTGAGAATAGTTCCAGCAGAGGGTCTGTTGAAAGACACCAGGGTGGCATTTTGGATGAGGAAATTAGAAAGTTGGAGGAGCTCAGAACGGAGTGGGTTGAGAAGCTGTCAGTTGTTGTTTTGAGGGGATTTGATGCTCGGTGTCGAGATTATATGAAAAATAGGAAGCAGTGGCAGGAAAAGGGTGACGTAGGCTGGGGAGTGTCAAAATCTTTTGTTGGGGCGTTGGATTATTTACAAGGAAAATGTTCTATATTGGAAGAGGGGTTGAATGAGATGGACTTTGTTAGAGTATGGAGAACTTTGGCAGCTGGAGCAGATCGATTGGTGTTTAGTGGTATTCTTATGAATAATGTGAAATTTTATTATGGGGGTGTTGGGAGAATTAGTAATGATTTGGAAGTTTTATTTGGGGTATTTCAGGCATGGTGTTTGAGACCTGAAGGCTTTTTCCCAAAGGCAAGTGAGGGCTTGAAGTTACTGAGGATGGAGGAGAAGCAACTGGAAGATTGTTTGTTGGGAGGGGAGAAGTGGATGAAGGATTATCGGATTGTGCATTTAAGTGTGGCTGAGGTAGAAAAGATTGCTAGAAGTAGGGTATTCTTGAGTCACCTGTCTTGA